A section of the Humulus lupulus chromosome 2, drHumLupu1.1, whole genome shotgun sequence genome encodes:
- the LOC133814627 gene encoding uncharacterized protein LOC133814627, with protein MKNQQKKDEPQKTNAMVFTITRVDVDTNNSVVSGDIFVSGILTHALIDSGVTHSFASLTYVKRLGRSCEKFSEVFSTMLPSGEILYSTHWLRGVPICIDGRELYAGLTMLEMHDYEEILVMDWLSMYNATIDCRKKIVKRLLESGCMGYLASVVDTYKEQKLKPEDVPVVRDFLEVFPKDLPRLPLDKEIEFVIKLLPENVAFWGHIVSKDGISVDPAKIEDVSKWNRPRNVSEKELNMRQRRWLEVVKYYDCQILYLPGKANVVADALSRKSHGNVSFLRKLTRPLQEDMCRPEIEIPEWKWQEITVDFVVGLPKTSKQHDVIWVIVDRYTKSAHFLPTKEFVDRKRRDVEFNIGDKIFLKTAPMKGAMRFGKKGKLSPRFIGTFEVLEKVGKVAYRLALLPSLSNVHDIFHVSLLRKYVIDPSHVLNYEPIEVEQDLTYEEN; from the exons ATGAAGAACCAACAAAAGAAGGATGAACCTCAAAAGACAAATGCTATGGTGTTTACGATTACTCGGGTTGATGTTGATACCAACAACTCTGTGGTGTCAGGTGATATTTTTGTATCCGGTATTCTCACTCATGCATTAATAGATTCAGGTGTGACACATTCATTTGCATCCTTGACATATGTAAAAAGGTTAGGTAGATCGTGTGAGAAATTTTCAGAagtttttagtacaatgttaccatcTGGAGAGATTTtatattctactcattggttgAGGGGGGTTCCTATTTgcattgatggtagggaattatatgCTGGTCTAACAATGTTAGAGATGCACGATTATGAGGAGATTTTGGTTATGGATTGGCTTTCAATGTATAATGCCACTATTGATTGTAGAAAGAAAATA GTCAAGCGACTGTTGGAAAGTGGATGTATGGGTTATctcgccagtgtggttgacacttaTAAAGAGCAAAAGTTAAAACCGGAAGATGTACCGGTAGTTAGAGATTTCTTAGaagtgtttccaaaagatttaccgAGATTGCCTCTAGACAaagaaattgaatttgtgataaAGCTACTTCCTG aaAATGTGGCATTTTGGGGCCATATAGTCTCAAAAGATGGTATTTCGGTGGATCCGGCAAAGATTGAAGATGTTAGTAAATGGAATAGACCAAGAAATGTTTCAGAA aaagaattaaatatgagacaaaggagaTGGTTGGAGGTAGTGAAATATTATGATTGTCAAATACTTTATCTTCCgggaaaagcaaatgtagttgcagatgcactGAGTAGAAAGTCTCATGGTAATGTGTCATTTTTGAGGAAATTGACAAGACCACTTCAGGAAGACATGTGCAGACCGGAGATTGAG ATACCAGAGTGGAAATGGCAAGAGATTACTGTGGATTTTGTAGTTGGATTGCCAAAGACTTCTAAACAACATGATGTTATTTGGGTTATAGTAGACCGATATACCAAATCAGCACACTTTCTTCCG acaaaagagtttGTTGATCGAAAGCGAAGAGATGTGGAGTTCAATATTGGGGACAAGATATTTCTAAAAACTGCCCCTATGAAAGGAGCaatgaggtttggaaagaaagggaagttaagcccgaGATTTATTGGAACTTTTGAAGTATTAGAAAAGGTGGgaaaggtagcctatagattggcattACTGCCATCATTGTCGAACGTCCACGATATTTTTCATGTATCATTATTGAGAAAATACGTTATAGATCCTTCACATGTGCTAAACTACGAGCCAATAGAAGTTGAACAAGACCTAACATATGAAGAAAACTAG